A window from Chitinivorax sp. PXF-14 encodes these proteins:
- a CDS encoding LysR family transcriptional regulator: protein MRHFDLNDLRLILSIAEHGSLSRAAAAFPIALSAASNRLRQVEERLGLPLFVRHADGMTPTIAGRLALDHARRVLNEADALESTMNGLRGQARVVLRLAANTVANSTFLPVALGPFLTRFQLVDLQIDELSSRDIAAAVRAGEVDMGVLDGNVATEGLTSLPFRQDRLVLFVPAAHRLAAAGHCRFQEVAGEAFVGLPEARAMQRFVEGMARLAGKAMTVRVRAPSFFAIAQLVSQGVGVAVLPEAAAIRHRSSLAGAIVEIEDSWATRELRLCLRAPDDLGPEARALVAHLTGASPL from the coding sequence ATGCGGCATTTTGATCTCAATGACTTACGCCTGATCCTGTCCATCGCCGAGCATGGCAGCCTGAGCCGCGCGGCGGCGGCCTTCCCGATTGCGCTGTCGGCCGCCAGCAACCGGCTGCGGCAGGTGGAGGAGCGGCTCGGCTTGCCCTTGTTCGTCCGCCACGCCGACGGCATGACGCCTACCATCGCTGGCCGCCTGGCACTCGATCATGCTCGCCGTGTGCTGAACGAAGCCGATGCGCTCGAATCGACCATGAACGGGCTGCGCGGCCAGGCGCGGGTGGTCTTGCGCCTGGCGGCCAACACGGTTGCCAACAGCACGTTCTTGCCGGTGGCCCTGGGGCCCTTCCTCACCCGTTTTCAACTGGTCGATCTGCAGATCGACGAACTCAGCAGCCGTGACATCGCAGCCGCAGTGCGTGCGGGCGAGGTCGACATGGGGGTGCTGGATGGCAATGTCGCCACCGAAGGCCTGACCAGCCTGCCGTTCCGGCAGGACAGGCTGGTGCTGTTCGTGCCGGCCGCGCATCGGCTCGCCGCAGCCGGTCATTGCCGCTTTCAGGAGGTGGCGGGGGAGGCCTTCGTCGGCTTGCCGGAGGCACGTGCGATGCAACGGTTCGTCGAGGGCATGGCACGGCTCGCGGGCAAGGCGATGACGGTGCGTGTGCGTGCCCCCAGCTTTTTCGCGATTGCACAGCTGGTCTCGCAGGGAGTGGGCGTTGCCGTGCTGCCTGAGGCGGCCGCCATCCGCCACCGCAGCAGCCTGGCCGGCGCCATCGTCGAAATCGAAGACAGCTGGGCCACGCGCGAGCTGCGCCTATGCTTGCGTGCGCCCGATGATCTGGGGCCGGAGGCACGCGCGCTGGTGGCGCACCTGACCGGCGCGTCGCCGCTGTAG
- the mobB gene encoding molybdopterin-guanine dinucleotide biosynthesis protein B: MKVFGFCGYSGSGKTTLIEQLIPLLTGRGLTVSLIKHTHHAFDLDQPGKDSWRHRQAGASEVLLAGGQRWALLHENREDAEPTLAQLLSRLAPCNLVLIEGYKHEAIPKLEIHRPALGKPLLFGHDPHIVALASDMEIATELPRFDLNSPAPIADFILHTLEL, from the coding sequence GTGAAGGTATTCGGCTTCTGTGGCTATTCGGGCAGCGGCAAGACGACACTGATCGAGCAATTGATCCCACTGCTCACCGGGCGCGGGCTCACCGTCTCGCTGATCAAGCACACTCACCACGCCTTCGATCTCGACCAGCCCGGCAAGGACAGCTGGCGCCACCGCCAGGCCGGCGCCAGTGAAGTGCTGCTGGCCGGTGGGCAACGCTGGGCATTGCTGCACGAGAACCGCGAGGACGCAGAGCCCACACTGGCCCAGCTGCTCAGCCGGCTGGCCCCCTGCAACCTGGTGCTGATCGAAGGCTACAAGCACGAAGCGATCCCCAAGCTGGAGATACACCGGCCTGCGCTCGGCAAGCCCCTGCTGTTCGGCCACGACCCGCATATCGTCGCGCTGGCCAGCGATATGGAGATTGCCACCGAGCTACCCCGTTTTGACCTGAATTCGCCGGCGCCGATTGCCGACTTCATCCTCCACACACTCGAACTATGA
- a CDS encoding DMT family transporter: MSSQTQSLSIKESWHTQLDGRTFAVLAAFGFSLKAIFVKLAYAAAPVDASTLLALRMGIALPFFLWLARTPTDGQAAPLDRSTVGQVLLLGCLGYYLSSLFDFEGLRYISAGLERLILYIYPTLVLLLQTWFSKRKPSRGAWQAIACCYLGLAVAFAHDLRQTGTSADALIGAGWVLASAVTYALYYLGTGNVVGKLGSMRLTGLTGAASSLMVLAHWLLRGEPHQLLALPAQVWLDAALMALLSTVLPIWALAQAIRRMGAGEAAAIGSLGPVLTVAAAWWLLGEQLSLVQLAGLALVMFGVTRLSPAKPSKTQPAS, from the coding sequence ATGAGCAGCCAGACCCAATCCTTATCAATTAAAGAAAGCTGGCATACCCAGCTCGATGGCCGGACATTCGCGGTGCTGGCCGCATTCGGCTTTTCGCTGAAGGCCATCTTCGTCAAACTTGCCTACGCCGCCGCGCCGGTGGATGCATCGACGCTGCTGGCGCTGCGCATGGGTATCGCGCTGCCCTTCTTCCTGTGGCTCGCCCGTACGCCCACCGACGGGCAGGCGGCACCGCTCGATCGTTCGACCGTCGGCCAGGTGCTGCTGCTCGGCTGCCTGGGCTACTACCTGTCGAGCCTGTTCGATTTCGAGGGGCTGCGTTATATCTCCGCCGGGCTCGAACGGTTGATTCTCTACATTTACCCGACGCTCGTGCTGCTGCTGCAGACCTGGTTCTCCAAGCGCAAGCCCAGCCGCGGCGCCTGGCAGGCAATAGCCTGCTGCTACCTGGGCCTGGCAGTCGCGTTTGCGCACGATCTACGGCAGACCGGCACCTCGGCCGATGCCCTGATCGGCGCCGGCTGGGTGCTGGCCAGCGCCGTCACCTACGCGCTGTACTATCTCGGTACCGGCAATGTGGTTGGCAAGCTCGGCTCGATGCGCCTCACTGGCCTGACCGGCGCGGCCTCGTCGCTGATGGTGCTGGCGCACTGGTTGCTGCGCGGCGAGCCACACCAGTTGCTGGCCCTGCCCGCCCAGGTGTGGCTCGATGCGGCGCTGATGGCCCTGCTGTCCACCGTGCTGCCGATCTGGGCACTGGCGCAGGCCATCCGTCGCATGGGCGCCGGCGAAGCGGCGGCGATTGGTTCGCTGGGCCCTGTGTTGACGGTAGCCGCTGCCTGGTGGCTGCTCGGTGAACAATTATCGCTGGTCCAGCTGGCCGGCCTGGCGCTGGTCATGTTCGGCGTCACCCGCCTGTCGCCCGCCAAACCGTCGAAGACACAGCCGGCAAGTTAG
- a CDS encoding PEP-CTERM sorting domain-containing protein: protein MSKFAFFATAGLVLASLSAAVSANTNLVQNGSFEAQNINGKHDVLELFADTKEIRQTDGWAAGHQTAHGWKRDEIHLYRDGLFSTAADGRQYVGLGELLNVDGISQSLATNAGSFYSLSFALNTHWLALNPLHSLQVSFGDSFSALVQKSPLLNLSGDWQTFTFDHLRASSASTLLSFNNVGGRVYLDNVSVIAAPVPEPQTWAMLAAGLGVVMVGIRRRANVQ from the coding sequence ATGTCCAAGTTCGCATTTTTTGCCACTGCCGGGCTGGTGCTGGCCAGCCTGTCCGCTGCTGTCAGCGCCAATACCAACCTGGTGCAGAACGGCAGCTTCGAGGCGCAGAACATCAACGGCAAGCACGATGTACTCGAACTCTTCGCCGACACCAAGGAAATCAGGCAGACCGACGGCTGGGCTGCCGGCCACCAGACAGCCCACGGCTGGAAAAGGGATGAGATCCACCTGTATCGCGACGGCCTGTTCTCGACGGCTGCCGATGGCCGCCAGTATGTCGGGCTGGGCGAACTGCTCAACGTCGACGGCATCAGCCAGTCGCTGGCGACCAACGCCGGCAGCTTCTATTCGCTGAGCTTCGCGCTGAACACGCATTGGCTGGCGCTCAACCCGCTGCATTCCCTGCAGGTCAGCTTTGGCGATTCGTTCTCCGCGCTGGTGCAGAAGAGCCCGCTGCTCAACCTCAGCGGTGACTGGCAGACCTTCACCTTCGATCACCTGCGCGCCAGCAGCGCCAGCACCTTGCTGTCGTTCAACAATGTGGGCGGCCGGGTGTATCTCGATAACGTCAGCGTGATCGCTGCGCCGGTGCCGGAGCCGCAAACCTGGGCCATGCTCGCCGCTGGCCTGGGCGTGGTGATGGTGGGCATTCGTCGTCGGGCCAACGTTCAGTAA
- the glp gene encoding gephyrin-like molybdotransferase Glp: MMSVDDALSQLLNGAAPLTEHETVATELATGRILARDLISPHNVPPHDNSAMDGYAIRLADLAGGAPLRVSQRIPAGHTGEPLQPGCAARIFTGAPIPPGCDAVVMQELATVEGEMVRFDTPPRSGQNIRRSGEDIRAGSAILHAGSRLKPQDLGLAASVGIASMAVVRRLKVAVFFTGDELVMPGNDLGPSQIYNSNRYVLRGLLDSLGCDVTDLGIVRDDLAATRAALRTAADAHDLVLTCGGVSVGEEDHVKAAVEAEGALELWKIAMKPGKPLAFGRVAQTPFVGLPGNPVSSFITFLLFVRPFILQRQGADATAAPAMPVTAGFDWIKPDKRREFLRVQLTPTAGGGLEASLFPNQGSGVLTSCSWADGLIDVAPGRAIARGDTIPFLSYASLLG, from the coding sequence ATGATGTCCGTCGACGACGCCCTGAGCCAGCTGCTCAACGGCGCCGCGCCCCTCACCGAGCACGAGACCGTCGCGACCGAGCTGGCCACGGGCCGCATTCTGGCCCGCGACCTGATCTCCCCGCACAATGTGCCGCCACACGACAACAGCGCCATGGATGGCTACGCCATCCGCCTGGCGGACCTGGCCGGCGGCGCCCCGCTGCGGGTCTCGCAGCGCATCCCGGCCGGCCACACCGGCGAGCCACTCCAGCCCGGCTGTGCCGCGCGCATCTTTACCGGGGCGCCCATCCCACCGGGCTGCGACGCCGTGGTCATGCAGGAGCTCGCAACGGTAGAGGGCGAGATGGTGCGCTTCGACACCCCGCCCAGGTCCGGGCAGAACATACGCCGCAGCGGCGAGGATATCCGCGCCGGCAGCGCCATCCTGCACGCGGGCAGCCGACTGAAGCCGCAGGACCTGGGGCTGGCGGCATCCGTCGGCATCGCCAGCATGGCCGTCGTGCGCCGGCTCAAGGTCGCAGTGTTCTTCACTGGCGACGAGCTGGTGATGCCGGGCAACGATCTCGGCCCCAGCCAGATCTACAACTCCAATCGTTATGTACTACGCGGCCTGCTGGACAGCCTGGGCTGCGACGTAACCGATCTCGGCATCGTGCGCGACGATCTGGCGGCCACGCGCGCCGCCTTGCGGACTGCCGCCGATGCCCACGACCTGGTGCTGACCTGCGGCGGCGTATCGGTGGGCGAGGAGGATCACGTCAAGGCCGCCGTCGAGGCCGAGGGTGCGCTCGAACTGTGGAAGATCGCCATGAAGCCGGGCAAGCCACTGGCCTTCGGCCGGGTGGCACAGACACCATTCGTCGGCCTGCCTGGCAACCCGGTGTCGAGCTTCATCACCTTCCTGCTGTTCGTGCGCCCGTTCATCCTGCAACGCCAGGGGGCCGACGCCACCGCAGCCCCGGCCATGCCGGTCACGGCCGGTTTCGACTGGATCAAGCCGGACAAGCGGCGCGAGTTCCTGCGCGTACAACTCACACCGACGGCCGGCGGCGGGCTCGAAGCATCGCTGTTCCCCAACCAGGGCTCGGGCGTGCTGACCTCGTGCAGCTGGGCAGATGGCCTGATCGACGTCGCACCGGGCCGGGCGATCGCACGCGGCGACACTATCCCTTTCCTGTCTTACGCCAGCCTGCTTGGCTGA
- a CDS encoding HD-GYP domain-containing protein, translating into MSSYDATRGNPHFLDRVMSLAEHEAVVASEDIYSESGIKLLAKGKPLSPVLRERLLLQRLRRPLEACLAPAQGVAATDIGQIAHELIESWPILAPLCLDEGRPWPLSWLAQVPVNQVTALLLSVSARAGAGVLRHAVLVTLVALGLARRMQASPEVMRTLAIAGLLHDVGELYVAPEVLSSRADLSLDDWRALAVHPLTGAKVIEGIAGLGAPVALAVLQHHERHDGTGYPRRLAGAAMSPAAKILATAEAMAGLIPGPEESSLRASVAFKVITSDHAPAVVAAVRSVLNEMSDAPDVEMTPLEAVVEIHRLIAYIGDVFMVIELAGERLATPGAQALLGDIEARFTELHRAFSRTGLGGVTAGYEVSWLDYESPDEGVAEVAAVAREIRWRLRELARDIALRASSLADDERTVFSTLIGTLTRRR; encoded by the coding sequence ATGTCATCTTACGACGCTACCCGCGGCAACCCACACTTCCTTGACCGAGTCATGTCGCTGGCCGAGCATGAGGCGGTTGTTGCGTCCGAGGACATCTATTCCGAGTCGGGCATCAAGCTGCTGGCCAAGGGGAAGCCGCTCTCACCGGTGCTGCGGGAGCGGCTGCTGTTGCAGCGCTTGCGCCGCCCGCTCGAAGCCTGCCTCGCGCCAGCCCAGGGGGTGGCCGCGACAGATATCGGGCAGATCGCCCATGAACTGATCGAGAGCTGGCCGATACTGGCGCCCTTGTGCCTGGATGAGGGCCGGCCCTGGCCACTGTCCTGGCTGGCACAGGTACCCGTGAATCAGGTGACGGCCTTGCTGCTGAGCGTGAGTGCGCGGGCCGGCGCCGGGGTGTTGCGCCATGCCGTGCTGGTCACGCTCGTGGCGCTGGGCCTGGCACGCCGGATGCAGGCCTCGCCCGAGGTGATGCGCACGCTGGCAATTGCCGGCCTGCTGCACGACGTTGGTGAGTTGTATGTCGCGCCGGAAGTCCTGTCCTCACGTGCCGATCTGTCGCTCGACGACTGGCGAGCACTCGCGGTGCATCCGCTGACCGGGGCCAAGGTGATCGAAGGCATTGCCGGCCTGGGGGCGCCCGTGGCACTGGCGGTGCTGCAACACCACGAGCGCCATGACGGCACCGGCTACCCGCGCCGCCTGGCGGGCGCTGCCATGAGCCCTGCCGCGAAGATTCTGGCGACGGCGGAGGCCATGGCGGGGCTCATCCCTGGGCCGGAGGAATCGTCACTGCGGGCATCGGTCGCCTTCAAGGTGATCACTTCCGATCATGCGCCGGCGGTGGTGGCGGCCGTGCGTTCGGTACTGAACGAGATGTCCGATGCGCCGGATGTCGAGATGACGCCGCTCGAAGCCGTGGTGGAAATCCATCGGCTGATTGCCTACATCGGGGATGTCTTCATGGTGATCGAGCTGGCGGGCGAGCGGCTTGCCACGCCCGGTGCCCAAGCGCTGCTGGGTGACATCGAGGCGCGCTTCACCGAGCTGCACCGCGCCTTCTCGCGTACTGGGCTGGGCGGCGTGACGGCTGGCTATGAGGTCAGCTGGCTCGATTATGAATCCCCTGACGAGGGCGTGGCGGAGGTCGCCGCCGTGGCGCGCGAGATCCGCTGGCGCCTGCGCGAGCTGGCCCGCGACATCGCGCTGCGGGCCAGTTCGCTGGCGGACGATGAGCGTACCGTGTTTTCTACGCTGATCGGCACCCTGACCCGGCGGCGCTGA
- a CDS encoding HDOD domain-containing protein, translated as MQISQQDAAQLLRGIVIPPRPAVMLELAAEREQPTLEPGRIAEIISQDVSLSAAILKTVNSPFFSLPQRVASVRHAVLLLGAPNAISLATGLALRNTLNIADNHHVQRFWETAALDAQVAAFIATQLNLPQRDQTYTFGLFQNCGIPLLLARFKDYQDTLDLAYASRQKPFTTIEQERHGTHHAIVGHLVARCWYLPEEIGLAILMHHDPALYTEPSEEITEDTRVLVAVTKLAEQIAHSFLHLPRDQDWQRNGSLILEYLGLSQAEYAELCDDVQQLLEAGR; from the coding sequence ATGCAGATCAGCCAACAAGATGCGGCCCAACTCCTGCGCGGTATCGTCATCCCGCCCCGCCCCGCCGTCATGCTGGAGCTTGCCGCCGAACGCGAGCAGCCGACACTGGAGCCGGGCCGGATCGCAGAGATCATCAGCCAGGATGTCAGCCTGTCCGCCGCCATCCTGAAGACCGTCAACTCGCCGTTTTTCTCGCTGCCGCAGCGCGTGGCCTCGGTCAGGCATGCCGTGTTGCTGCTGGGCGCGCCGAACGCCATCAGTCTGGCGACCGGCCTGGCGCTGCGCAACACGCTGAATATCGCCGACAACCACCATGTGCAGCGCTTCTGGGAAACGGCGGCGCTCGACGCGCAGGTGGCGGCCTTCATCGCCACCCAGCTCAATCTGCCGCAGCGTGACCAGACCTATACCTTCGGCCTGTTCCAGAATTGCGGCATCCCGCTGTTGCTGGCGCGCTTCAAGGATTATCAGGACACGCTGGACCTGGCCTACGCCTCGCGCCAGAAGCCGTTCACCACCATCGAGCAGGAGCGCCATGGCACGCATCACGCCATCGTCGGCCACCTGGTGGCGCGCTGCTGGTATCTACCGGAGGAGATCGGCCTCGCCATCCTGATGCACCACGACCCCGCGCTCTACACCGAGCCCAGCGAAGAGATCACCGAGGACACGCGCGTGCTGGTCGCCGTGACCAAGCTCGCCGAGCAGATCGCGCACAGCTTTCTCCACCTGCCGCGCGACCAGGATTGGCAGCGCAATGGCTCGCTGATCCTCGAATACCTGGGCCTGAGCCAGGCCGAGTACGCGGAACTGTGCGACGACGTGCAGCAACTGCTGGAAGCCGGCCGGTGA
- the fumC gene encoding class II fumarate hydratase, protein MSKRTETDSMGAIEVPADRYWGAQTQRSIEHFPIGVARFRWRRPIIRALGILKQAAAQANAELGELPAELAGYIVRAAGEVIDGRLDGHFPLVVFQTGSGTQSNMNANEVIANRAIELAGGVIGSKQPIHPNDHVNRSQSSNDTFPTAMHIAVAECLHGQLLPAVGGLRDTLADKSDAYRDLVKTGRTHLQDATPVTLGQEIGAWVAQLDFALDGVRQALPGIYELAIGGTAVGTGLNAHPQFGERAAAHIAALTQLPFRAAANKFFALSAHDALVQLSASLRLLASSLMKMANDVRWLASGPRCGIGELLIPENEPGSSIMPGKVNPTQCEALTMVCVQVFGNDAAVAFAGSQGHFQLNVFKPVMVHNVLESIELLSDACRAFNRYCAAGIEPNRARIADNLERNLMLVTALNRHIGYDKAASIAKQANQQGLTLKEAALRSGYVSAVQYAQWIVPLDMTHPG, encoded by the coding sequence ATGTCCAAGCGAACCGAAACCGACTCGATGGGGGCGATCGAGGTCCCTGCCGATCGCTACTGGGGGGCGCAAACCCAGCGCTCCATCGAACATTTTCCGATCGGCGTTGCACGCTTTCGCTGGCGGCGCCCCATCATCCGCGCGCTCGGCATCCTCAAGCAGGCCGCAGCGCAGGCCAACGCCGAGCTGGGTGAGCTGCCCGCCGAGCTGGCGGGCTATATCGTCCGTGCCGCCGGCGAGGTAATCGACGGCCGCCTCGATGGCCATTTTCCGCTGGTGGTGTTCCAGACTGGCTCGGGCACCCAGTCGAACATGAATGCCAACGAGGTGATCGCCAATCGCGCCATCGAGCTGGCCGGCGGCGTGATCGGCTCGAAGCAGCCCATTCATCCGAACGACCACGTCAACCGCAGCCAGTCGTCCAACGACACCTTCCCCACCGCGATGCACATTGCCGTTGCGGAATGCCTGCATGGCCAGCTGCTGCCGGCAGTGGGCGGCTTGCGCGATACGCTGGCGGACAAGTCCGATGCCTACCGGGACCTCGTCAAGACGGGGCGAACCCATCTGCAGGATGCCACCCCGGTTACCCTCGGGCAGGAAATCGGCGCCTGGGTGGCACAGCTCGATTTCGCGCTGGATGGGGTCAGGCAGGCCTTGCCCGGCATTTACGAGTTGGCGATCGGCGGCACGGCGGTCGGGACGGGGCTCAACGCCCATCCGCAATTTGGCGAGCGTGCGGCGGCCCACATCGCGGCGCTGACGCAGCTGCCGTTCCGCGCCGCGGCGAACAAGTTCTTCGCCTTGTCGGCGCATGATGCGCTGGTGCAACTGTCGGCCTCGCTGCGCCTGCTCGCGAGCAGCCTGATGAAGATGGCGAACGACGTGCGCTGGCTTGCCAGCGGCCCCCGTTGCGGCATCGGTGAGCTGCTGATCCCCGAAAACGAGCCGGGCTCGTCGATCATGCCCGGCAAGGTCAACCCGACACAGTGCGAGGCGCTGACCATGGTCTGCGTGCAGGTGTTCGGCAACGATGCCGCCGTTGCTTTCGCCGGCAGCCAGGGGCATTTCCAGCTCAATGTGTTCAAGCCGGTGATGGTGCACAACGTGCTGGAGAGCATCGAGCTGCTGTCCGACGCCTGCCGGGCCTTCAACCGCTATTGCGCCGCGGGTATCGAGCCTAATCGGGCCAGGATTGCCGACAACCTCGAGCGCAACCTGATGCTGGTGACGGCTCTGAATCGCCATATCGGCTATGACAAGGCCGCCAGTATTGCCAAGCAGGCAAACCAGCAGGGGCTGACGCTGAAGGAGGCGGCGCTGCGCTCCGGCTACGTCAGTGCGGTGCAATACGCGCAATGGATCGTACCGCTCGACATGACCCATCCGGGGTAA